Proteins encoded together in one Campylobacter concisus window:
- a CDS encoding Hcp family type VI secretion system effector yields the protein MSQPVYIKVKGSTQGLISSGASTEASIGNRYQSGHEDEIMAQEVSHIVTVPVDPQSGQPSGQRVHKPFSFTTSLNKAVPLLYNALTQGERLPEVEIHWYRTSTSGGAEHFFTTKLEDATITDITLVSPNAQDKLNSDKTELFKVSMNYRKIVWEHVAAGTSGSDDWREATKKA from the coding sequence ATGTCACAACCAGTGTATATTAAGGTGAAAGGTTCTACTCAAGGACTTATCTCAAGTGGTGCTTCAACAGAAGCTAGTATCGGTAATCGCTATCAGTCAGGTCACGAAGATGAGATCATGGCACAAGAGGTTTCTCACATCGTAACTGTTCCAGTAGATCCACAAAGTGGACAACCATCAGGACAAAGAGTACATAAGCCATTTAGCTTTACAACATCTTTAAACAAAGCTGTTCCACTTCTTTACAACGCATTAACTCAAGGCGAGAGACTTCCAGAGGTTGAGATCCACTGGTATAGAACATCAACTAGCGGCGGCGCTGAGCACTTCTTTACTACAAAACTAGAAGATGCAACTATAACAGATATCACTCTAGTAAGCCCAAATGCTCAAGACAAGCTAAACAGCGACAAAACTGAGCTTTTTAAAGTTTCAATGAACTATAGAAAGATAGTTTGGGAGCACGTAGCTGCAGGTACAAGCGGAAGCGATGACTGGAGAGAAGCTACTAAAAAAGCTTAA
- the tssM gene encoding type VI secretion system membrane subunit TssM, giving the protein MAFIDYLRRFFTFFRFKHSVVLVTSIALSVLFWLYAPLVAFNDIYSFASVSSRVSVLVAFWAVILFFVLLRPLMNYFASRKDEKNDKLKEIKKESMDSFGKAKRNFLLSLKDAKTTWKKDINFKKLPLIMIIGNEGAGKSAFINYSNIEFPLSDSLDTYKKIHQSTTNFNLYVSKFGALLDTEGIHFAQESLYQPTATEELPEDDVEKNRDYLLKKGVWNEFLHFLKRNDFNSRLSGAVLIIDTKKFLEGTQEYFDELIRYMVKRINDCEKHLGIKFPIYVVFSKLDLIDGMGDYFKLFNEDVANKALGINLDSNFTAQTLETELKGLSDSLFKHLMSKNSISHMLEDKKRSYLFLKQLENFFVLVKDFVTKLSSQNALKNTSVINGVYFVSAYQENIPINYLTNTICDKYSIKKPLLRAVNNYSKQSYFVKSFLKEIAFKANVTKFGAQNRFIKFINFALVAALCVGVYFGSSYILNIKNTKEQIAANNVDKISNYLDSKKYKDLTATQKIELLNLLKQSLNDYPRIFSGDTKFEYITLDTSYKGFAPVKALYYDLSADFFKNTVLTEMENILKTESDPDKLIKAFYMYDSLFDKNYTNVDLFKIWIAANWDKFEKYGVAKNEFLAHIEAILNAKNLSISADQSAQSAANTKLTPVQRAKRLYSILEFISFKDEKSFYDIKKEVENLNQVVQEKEAFNPFNKIYTKENLRDFLAKLSSNIDETAGIESWLMDTNSSLKDISSNEKKELSIAVVELYLQNYADKWNQILRAIEPNEFATKKEVIDELEILSKRENPLNSLIKLTNQNTNLNDENLLKYIYSLGFASSEIKRVFTDFSTKFTNYHALNSDGSLDLISNDVTNVYKKVSDYNFEMLQSSDDKIVYAINGIKNENDPFIVLNNDAKKLPDELNEYYQKLSKLAWKQVENGASSLLATAYKDDVLDDFESLIKPYYPFNENSAKAVSIEEFKRFFGKDGTWNSFYDKYLKQILSKTGSGYKVRPKYAKELRFNKSFLENIAYIDRISNLMLDSNDELKLNYNLKAVDLSANFSHINIGYGNNSLAYDHTIPSNLLVSSKSFDISTQFKFNAVSNAGSDKKEISFDGEWGWYKLLKASNFSSIGVSTLNFDGKKESYFGFEVTPNGGELLELMNIIPTIDLPRKMLY; this is encoded by the coding sequence ATGGCATTTATCGACTACTTACGCAGATTTTTCACATTTTTTAGGTTTAAACACAGTGTTGTTTTAGTAACCTCTATCGCTCTTAGTGTTTTGTTTTGGCTATATGCTCCGCTTGTAGCATTTAACGATATATACAGCTTTGCTAGCGTTAGCTCACGAGTTAGCGTGCTAGTTGCTTTTTGGGCAGTTATATTGTTTTTTGTCTTGCTCAGACCGCTGATGAACTATTTTGCATCACGCAAAGATGAGAAAAACGACAAACTAAAAGAGATCAAAAAAGAGTCAATGGATAGTTTTGGCAAGGCAAAGAGAAATTTCTTACTTTCGCTAAAAGACGCCAAAACGACTTGGAAGAAAGATATAAATTTCAAAAAATTGCCATTAATAATGATAATAGGCAACGAGGGCGCTGGCAAAAGTGCTTTTATAAACTATTCAAATATCGAATTTCCTCTATCTGATAGCCTGGATACATATAAAAAGATACACCAAAGTACGACAAATTTTAACCTTTATGTATCAAAATTTGGAGCACTTTTAGATACTGAGGGCATTCACTTTGCGCAAGAGAGTCTCTATCAGCCAACTGCAACAGAGGAGCTTCCTGAAGATGATGTAGAGAAAAACAGAGACTATCTACTTAAAAAAGGCGTTTGGAACGAGTTTTTACACTTTTTAAAGAGAAATGACTTTAACTCAAGACTAAGCGGTGCCGTGCTTATCATCGATACTAAAAAATTCCTAGAAGGCACTCAAGAGTATTTTGACGAGCTTATAAGATATATGGTAAAGAGGATAAATGACTGCGAGAAGCATCTTGGCATTAAATTTCCTATTTACGTAGTCTTTAGCAAGCTTGATCTTATAGATGGTATGGGTGATTATTTCAAATTATTTAATGAAGACGTGGCAAATAAAGCTCTTGGTATAAATTTAGACTCAAATTTCACTGCTCAAACACTTGAGACAGAGCTTAAGGGCTTAAGCGACTCACTATTTAAACACCTAATGAGCAAAAACTCGATCTCGCACATGCTAGAAGATAAAAAACGCTCATATTTGTTCTTAAAACAGCTTGAAAATTTCTTTGTGCTAGTAAAAGACTTTGTTACAAAGCTAAGCTCTCAAAATGCTCTTAAAAACACATCTGTTATAAATGGAGTTTATTTTGTAAGTGCATATCAAGAAAATATCCCTATAAACTACCTTACAAATACAATTTGTGATAAATACAGCATCAAAAAACCACTTCTTAGAGCGGTAAATAATTACAGCAAACAAAGCTACTTTGTAAAATCATTTTTAAAAGAGATCGCTTTTAAAGCAAATGTAACTAAATTTGGCGCTCAAAATAGATTTATTAAATTTATAAATTTCGCCCTAGTGGCTGCACTTTGTGTGGGAGTTTATTTTGGCTCTAGTTATATTTTAAATATCAAAAATACAAAAGAGCAAATTGCGGCTAACAACGTAGATAAAATTTCTAACTATCTTGATAGTAAAAAGTATAAAGACCTTACCGCTACACAAAAGATCGAGCTTTTAAATCTGCTAAAACAAAGTCTAAACGACTATCCAAGGATCTTTAGCGGCGATACTAAATTTGAGTACATCACTCTTGATACTTCTTATAAGGGTTTTGCGCCTGTTAAAGCGCTTTATTACGATCTTAGTGCTGACTTTTTCAAAAATACAGTTTTAACTGAGATGGAAAATATCCTAAAAACAGAGAGTGATCCAGATAAGCTTATAAAAGCCTTTTATATGTATGATTCACTTTTTGATAAAAACTATACAAACGTAGATCTATTTAAAATTTGGATAGCTGCAAACTGGGATAAATTTGAAAAATATGGTGTTGCTAAAAATGAGTTTTTAGCACACATTGAAGCTATTTTAAATGCTAAAAATTTAAGCATTTCAGCAGATCAGAGTGCTCAAAGTGCTGCAAATACTAAACTAACACCTGTTCAAAGAGCAAAAAGGCTCTACTCGATACTTGAGTTTATCTCATTTAAAGATGAAAAATCATTCTATGACATCAAAAAAGAGGTTGAAAATTTAAACCAAGTAGTTCAAGAAAAAGAGGCGTTTAATCCATTTAATAAAATTTATACAAAAGAAAATTTAAGAGACTTCTTGGCAAAACTTAGCTCAAACATCGATGAGACTGCAGGCATAGAGTCATGGCTGATGGATACCAACTCATCTTTAAAAGATATCAGCTCAAATGAGAAAAAAGAGCTAAGCATCGCAGTTGTAGAGCTTTACTTGCAAAACTATGCTGATAAATGGAACCAAATTTTAAGAGCGATCGAGCCAAATGAATTTGCTACTAAAAAAGAGGTCATAGATGAGCTTGAAATTTTGTCAAAAAGAGAAAACCCACTAAATTCTCTTATAAAACTAACTAATCAAAATACAAATTTAAATGATGAAAATTTACTAAAATACATCTACTCTCTAGGCTTTGCTTCAAGCGAGATAAAACGTGTATTTACAGACTTTAGCACTAAATTTACAAACTATCATGCGCTAAATTCTGACGGATCGCTAGATCTTATCAGCAATGACGTCACAAATGTATATAAAAAAGTTAGTGACTATAACTTTGAGATGCTTCAAAGCAGTGACGATAAGATCGTTTATGCGATAAATGGCATAAAAAATGAAAACGATCCTTTTATCGTGCTCAACAATGACGCTAAAAAGCTTCCAGATGAGCTAAATGAGTACTATCAAAAGCTATCAAAACTTGCTTGGAAACAGGTAGAAAATGGAGCTTCATCGCTTTTAGCAACAGCTTATAAAGATGATGTTCTTGATGACTTTGAAAGTCTTATAAAACCTTATTATCCATTTAATGAAAACTCAGCAAAAGCTGTTAGCATCGAAGAATTTAAGAGATTTTTTGGCAAAGACGGAACTTGGAATAGCTTTTATGATAAATATCTAAAACAAATTTTAAGCAAAACTGGCAGTGGTTATAAGGTAAGACCAAAATATGCAAAAGAGCTAAGATTTAATAAAAGCTTCCTTGAAAATATCGCTTATATCGATAGAATTTCAAATTTGATGCTTGATTCAAATGACGAGCTAAAACTAAACTATAACTTAAAAGCGGTTGATCTATCGGCAAATTTCAGCCACATAAATATAGGCTACGGAAATAATTCTTTGGCGTATGATCATACGATCCCATCAAATTTACTTGTCTCAAGTAAAAGCTTTGATATCTCAACTCAGTTTAAATTTAATGCAGTTTCAAATGCAGGCAGTGATAAAAAAGAGATCAGCTTTGATGGAGAGTGGGGCTGGTACAAGCTCTTAAAGGCTTCAAATTTCAGTAGCATTGGCGTTAGCACGCTTAACTTTGATGGTAAAAAAGAGTCATATTTTGGCTTTGAAGTTACTCCAAATGGCGGAGAGCTTTTAGAGCTTATGAATATCATACCAACTATTGATTTACCAAGAAAGATGCTTTATTAA